One Effusibacillus pohliae DSM 22757 genomic region harbors:
- a CDS encoding tyrosine-type recombinase/integrase, whose translation MLERTHYYKLWCERIRVRPTTLERYKRELSIFDRFLTDIKGIQEGDFDIDNFYIDALGRTYPMDREIIEEFVEYLEDEYADRPSVPQNCFSAVKSFFSTLKKNGIIQVDPTLNATGPKFYHSQRRISLTHEELQKLVEAAERKDPFTKRFVALVLVMAHAGLRNREVRFLTRDRVDFFHNLLIIDKGQKRAPGTVQMSPLLHATLKIYLDHDWWKRLASKSGAQYVFMAERGEMIKLEQLIAIVKKLANEAGIAKSVTPHVLRYTAATEMYRSGVHPAIIRRHLRHKNENTTLRYIHPTSKEDREALENFSMKGVLEGVCAAFKRDIKGRASLKRS comes from the coding sequence ATGCTTGAACGAACACACTACTACAAGCTGTGGTGCGAACGGATTCGTGTACGACCGACCACGCTGGAACGGTACAAGCGTGAATTGTCTATATTCGACCGTTTTCTCACCGATATCAAAGGGATTCAGGAAGGGGATTTTGACATTGATAACTTCTATATCGATGCCTTGGGCAGAACCTACCCGATGGATCGGGAGATCATTGAGGAGTTTGTGGAGTATCTTGAGGACGAATATGCAGATCGTCCATCCGTCCCGCAGAACTGTTTCAGCGCCGTAAAAAGCTTTTTCTCGACCTTAAAGAAAAATGGAATCATACAAGTGGACCCTACCCTTAATGCTACAGGTCCCAAATTTTATCACAGCCAGCGGCGAATCAGTTTGACGCATGAGGAGCTGCAAAAGCTGGTCGAAGCAGCCGAACGAAAAGATCCTTTTACCAAGAGGTTTGTTGCGTTGGTTCTTGTGATGGCTCACGCCGGACTGCGGAATCGGGAAGTACGCTTTTTGACTCGGGATCGTGTTGACTTTTTTCATAACTTGCTGATCATCGATAAGGGGCAAAAACGGGCACCTGGTACGGTTCAAATGTCCCCCTTGTTGCACGCAACATTGAAAATCTATCTTGATCACGACTGGTGGAAGAGACTGGCATCCAAGAGTGGAGCGCAATATGTATTTATGGCCGAACGGGGAGAGATGATCAAACTTGAACAACTGATTGCGATCGTGAAAAAATTGGCAAATGAAGCGGGAATTGCAAAGAGTGTGACCCCCCATGTACTGCGTTATACAGCAGCCACCGAGATGTATCGATCGGGTGTTCATCCAGCCATTATACGCCGACATTTGCGCCATAAAAACGAAAATACGACTCTGCGGTATATTCACCCTACCTCGAAGGAAGATCGGGAAGCATTGGAAAACTTCTCGATGAAAGGGGTTTTGGAAGGGGTTTGTGCGGCATTTAAGAGGGACATTAAGGGGAGAGCATCACTGAAGAGATCATAA